From a region of the Pseudomonadales bacterium genome:
- a CDS encoding glutamate--cysteine ligase — protein MDTQFERILAALGDARDGALLRSIRRGIEKESLRITPQGRLAQTAHPRALGSALTHPSITTDYSEALLEFITGAHTGLADTLDELDRIHRYVHTGIGDELLWAASMPCVLERDEDIPVARYGSSNVALMKTVYRMGLGWRYGRLMQTIAGVHYNFSLGDAFWGWLHAHTASELPLRDFRTARYFGLIRNFHRNAWLLVYLFGASPALCATFIGGRSHRLQPLGNGTLHAPFGTSLRMGDLGYQSSAQRSIDISYNSLDQYVGALQRAICEPHPDYERIGVRDGDSWRQLNTSLLQIENEFYAPIRPKRIARSGESPRHALAERGVEYIEVRCLDLDPFEPIGIAAETARFLDAFLLCCLLQSSPPSDAAERGVARENLLAVVERGRDPALRLRASDGRETGLRPFGEMLFADIDAAAELLDRAYGGDGYRTSITAQREKLRDPDATPSARVLATLRHSGESFFRFAMERSRVHHAHFLARPLDAASDAEFARLARESLEQQAALETADTLPFERYLANYYAR, from the coding sequence GTGGATACGCAATTCGAACGAATTCTCGCTGCACTCGGCGACGCGCGCGACGGCGCGTTGTTGCGCTCGATCCGTCGCGGTATCGAGAAGGAAAGCCTGCGCATAACGCCGCAGGGCCGGCTCGCGCAGACGGCGCACCCGCGTGCGCTGGGTTCGGCGCTGACGCATCCATCGATCACGACCGATTACTCGGAAGCGCTGCTCGAGTTCATCACCGGTGCTCACACCGGACTCGCGGACACGCTCGATGAGCTCGATCGCATCCATCGCTACGTGCACACCGGAATCGGTGACGAGCTGCTGTGGGCAGCGAGCATGCCGTGCGTGCTCGAGCGCGACGAGGATATCCCGGTGGCGCGCTACGGCAGCTCGAACGTGGCGCTGATGAAAACCGTCTACCGCATGGGGCTCGGCTGGCGCTACGGCCGCCTGATGCAGACCATCGCAGGCGTGCACTACAACTTCTCGCTGGGCGATGCGTTCTGGGGATGGCTGCACGCGCACACCGCGAGCGAGCTGCCGCTGCGTGATTTCAGGACGGCGCGCTACTTCGGGCTGATCCGCAATTTCCACCGTAACGCGTGGTTGCTCGTCTACCTGTTCGGTGCCTCACCGGCGCTGTGCGCCACGTTCATCGGTGGTCGTTCGCACCGGTTGCAGCCGCTCGGCAACGGCACTCTGCACGCGCCGTTCGGCACGTCGCTGCGCATGGGCGATCTGGGTTACCAGAGCAGCGCGCAGCGCAGCATCGACATCTCGTACAACAGCCTGGACCAGTACGTCGGGGCCCTGCAGCGTGCGATCTGCGAACCGCATCCGGACTACGAGCGCATCGGGGTGCGTGACGGCGATTCGTGGCGGCAACTGAACACCAGCCTGCTGCAGATCGAGAACGAGTTCTACGCGCCGATCCGTCCCAAGCGCATCGCGCGCAGCGGTGAATCGCCCCGGCACGCGCTCGCCGAGCGCGGGGTGGAGTACATCGAGGTTCGCTGTCTCGATCTCGATCCGTTCGAACCGATCGGCATCGCGGCGGAGACGGCACGCTTCCTCGACGCGTTCCTGCTTTGCTGCCTGTTGCAGTCGAGTCCGCCGTCGGATGCCGCAGAGCGGGGTGTCGCGCGCGAGAACCTGCTGGCGGTGGTGGAGCGCGGTCGCGATCCGGCGCTGCGTCTGCGTGCATCCGACGGTCGCGAAACCGGATTGCGCCCGTTCGGCGAAATGTTGTTTGCCGATATCGATGCGGCGGCCGAGCTGCTCGATCGTGCGTATGGCGGCGACGGCTACCGCACCAGCATCACCGCGCAGCGGGAGAAGCTGCGCGATCCCGACGCGACACCGTCGGCGCGCGTGCTGGCGACTCTGCGCCACAGCGGGGAATCGTTTTTCCGCTTCGCGATGGAGCGCTCGCGTGTGCATCATGCACATTTCCTCGCGCGGCCGCTCGACGCGGCATCGGATGCGGAGTTCGCACGCCTCGCGCGCGAGTCGCTCGAGCAACAGGCAGCGCTCGAAACTGCTGACACGTTGCCGTTCGAGCGTTACCTCGCGAACTACTACGCGCGATAG
- a CDS encoding DUF479 domain-containing protein, with the protein MNHLAHFHLAAGCEFLVLGALLGDYLKGPLDGTLPPALERGVRLHRRIDALTDSDAALRRLRSHFTGGERRLAGIVIDVFLDHLLTRHWERFSATPLPVFAGEVCTTLVRHHQRLPVAAQQQATRITRHELLQRYGDAAVVDGTLEHIGERLGCPGQMRTTIVRAWEHIDAVEAAFLDFYPRLQAVAATQEFRGSFSAGR; encoded by the coding sequence GTGAACCACCTGGCGCATTTCCATCTCGCCGCCGGGTGCGAATTCCTGGTGCTGGGTGCATTGCTCGGCGATTACCTGAAGGGGCCGCTGGATGGAACGCTGCCGCCGGCGCTCGAGCGCGGCGTGCGGCTGCACCGGCGCATCGATGCGCTGACCGACAGCGATGCGGCGTTGCGGCGGCTGCGAAGCCACTTCACGGGTGGCGAACGCCGGCTGGCAGGCATCGTGATCGACGTGTTTCTCGATCACCTGCTTACGCGGCACTGGGAGCGCTTCTCGGCCACGCCGCTACCGGTCTTCGCCGGGGAAGTCTGCACCACGCTCGTGCGCCACCACCAGCGCCTGCCGGTGGCAGCGCAACAGCAGGCGACGCGCATCACGCGGCACGAACTGCTGCAGCGGTACGGTGACGCGGCGGTCGTCGACGGAACGCTGGAGCATATCGGGGAGCGCCTCGGTTGTCCGGGGCAGATGCGCACAACGATCGTGCGGGCGTGGGAGCATATCGACGCCGTGGAGGCAGCGTTCCTGGATTTCTACCCGCGTCTGCAGGCCGTGGCCGCGACGCAGGAGTTTCGGGGCAGCTTCAGCGCTGGGCGATGA
- a CDS encoding flagellar basal body-associated FliL family protein yields MLLARRLLLLVLWLLPVATLASSADTEAPAEEARDFEYIAMSPPFVVNVGGTGRIGFLKIEVSLRANKQAASLVQHHMPALRHELIMLFSRQDPDALDSPEQREALRLEALGAVRHAAGSDGVQDLLFTSFIAQR; encoded by the coding sequence ATGCTGCTTGCACGCCGACTGCTTCTCCTCGTGCTGTGGCTGCTGCCGGTTGCCACGCTGGCGAGTTCTGCGGACACGGAAGCACCCGCAGAGGAGGCTCGCGATTTCGAGTACATCGCGATGTCGCCCCCCTTCGTGGTCAACGTCGGCGGCACGGGAAGAATCGGGTTTCTCAAGATCGAGGTGTCGTTGCGTGCCAACAAGCAAGCGGCGTCGCTGGTGCAGCACCACATGCCCGCACTGCGTCACGAACTGATCATGCTGTTCAGCCGCCAGGATCCGGACGCGCTCGACTCGCCCGAACAACGCGAAGCCCTGCGCCTGGAAGCGCTGGGCGCCGTACGGCACGCGGCGGGGAGCGACGGGGTCCAGGACCTGTTGTTCACTTCGTTCATCGCCCAGCGCTGA
- a CDS encoding disulfide bond formation protein B has product MLPAWIRSRHVFLGVFIVTAAMMGFGFWLQYARGLEPCPLCMSQRIFIVLLGLTGLAAAVHGPRRLGVRIYSAFAALLCVAGGSISARHVWLQSLPPEQAPACGPDLAYMFDAFPLKDALRLLLRGDGNCATVDWSFLGLSIPAWTLAAFAGFALLVAWTGWRPRV; this is encoded by the coding sequence ATGCTGCCCGCCTGGATTCGCTCCCGCCACGTCTTCCTCGGTGTTTTCATCGTCACTGCGGCAATGATGGGTTTCGGCTTCTGGCTGCAGTACGCGCGCGGCCTCGAACCGTGCCCGCTGTGCATGAGTCAGCGCATCTTCATCGTGCTGCTCGGGCTGACCGGGCTGGCGGCGGCAGTACACGGGCCGCGCCGACTCGGCGTGCGCATCTACAGCGCGTTCGCGGCGCTGCTCTGCGTGGCGGGTGGCTCCATTTCGGCGCGTCACGTCTGGCTGCAGAGCCTGCCACCGGAGCAGGCGCCTGCGTGTGGACCCGATCTTGCGTACATGTTCGACGCCTTCCCGCTGAAGGACGCCTTGCGTCTGCTGTTGCGCGGTGACGGCAACTGTGCCACGGTCGACTGGAGTTTCCTCGGTCTGTCGATACCGGCCTGGACGCTGGCGGCGTTCGCGGGCTTTGCGTTGCTCGTCGCGTGGACTGGCTGGCGCCCGCGAGTGTGA
- a CDS encoding Rsd/AlgQ family anti-sigma factor, with protein sequence MKKNINRNGDRWRAVDVLLQRWLGERQQLLGLLCELSGRARGGLRRAETRQMLDRFCEVLVDYVSAGHFEIYGALLEEGERLGARRCREAARLYASIVPTTVAALDFNEHYFGGGAGRPLMEELSRLGQLLAERFDQEDALIRRLHMPRRRVA encoded by the coding sequence ATGAAGAAGAACATCAACCGCAACGGGGATCGCTGGCGTGCCGTCGACGTGTTGTTGCAGCGCTGGCTCGGTGAGCGCCAGCAACTGCTGGGCCTGCTGTGCGAGCTCAGTGGCAGGGCCAGAGGAGGCTTGCGGCGTGCCGAGACACGCCAGATGCTGGATCGCTTCTGCGAGGTGCTGGTCGATTATGTATCGGCAGGGCACTTCGAGATCTACGGCGCCCTGCTCGAGGAAGGCGAGCGTCTGGGTGCGCGCCGCTGCCGCGAGGCAGCCCGCCTCTACGCCAGCATCGTGCCGACGACCGTCGCAGCCCTCGATTTCAACGAGCACTACTTTGGCGGTGGCGCCGGACGCCCCTTGATGGAAGAGCTGTCACGGCTCGGGCAGTTGCTGGCCGAACGTTTCGACCAGGAAGATGCGTTGATCCGGCGGCTGCACATGCCCCGACGCAGGGTCGCCTGA
- a CDS encoding FKBP-type peptidyl-prolyl cis-trans isomerase: MNRSAALPLALCAALLALGGCKESKAPADAGATPDKAQFTSDEQRMGYSLGASMGQQFRNDRLQVDADALARGVREGFTGSLSMSEDEIAAGMQQLQKTHTERMQAEHAQLAAKNTSEGEAFLKENGVKEGVVTTASGLQYRILTAGTGPKPGVDDTVKVHYTGTLLDGTEFDSSVRRGEPVTFPVSGVIPGWVEALQLMPVGSKWELVIPSDLAYGPGGAGGLIGPNAVLKFDVELLGIEPPAATEPPAATDATK, translated from the coding sequence ATGAACCGTTCTGCTGCCTTACCACTGGCTCTTTGCGCCGCACTGCTCGCGCTCGGCGGATGCAAGGAGTCGAAAGCACCCGCCGATGCCGGCGCGACACCGGACAAGGCGCAGTTCACGTCCGACGAGCAGCGCATGGGCTACAGCCTCGGTGCCTCGATGGGTCAGCAGTTCCGCAACGACCGCCTGCAGGTGGATGCCGACGCGCTCGCACGCGGAGTGCGCGAAGGATTCACCGGTTCGCTGTCGATGAGCGAGGACGAGATCGCTGCAGGCATGCAGCAGTTGCAGAAGACGCATACCGAGCGCATGCAGGCCGAACACGCCCAACTCGCGGCGAAGAACACCAGCGAAGGCGAAGCGTTCCTGAAGGAGAACGGCGTGAAGGAAGGCGTGGTCACGACGGCAAGCGGACTGCAGTACCGCATACTGACCGCCGGCACCGGCCCGAAGCCAGGCGTCGACGACACCGTGAAGGTGCACTACACCGGAACGCTGCTCGACGGCACCGAGTTCGACAGCTCGGTGCGCCGCGGCGAACCGGTGACGTTCCCGGTCAGCGGCGTGATTCCGGGTTGGGTCGAGGCGCTGCAACTGATGCCGGTCGGTTCGAAATGGGAACTGGTGATCCCGTCCGATCTTGCCTACGGCCCCGGCGGCGCCGGCGGGCTGATCGGACCCAACGCGGTGTTGAAGTTCGATGTCGAGTTGCTCGGCATCGAACCGCCGGCAGCGACCGAACCACCGGCAGCAACCGACGCCACGAAGTGA
- the trxA gene encoding thioredoxin TrxA — protein MASNIVHVTDASFEQEVLKSPLPVLVDYWAEWCGPCKMIAPVLDEIARDYAGRVTVCKMDVDANREIPLRYAVRGIPTLMVFVNGDVAATKVGAVSRSQLAAFLDGAIA, from the coding sequence ATGGCCAGCAACATCGTCCATGTAACGGATGCCTCATTCGAGCAGGAAGTCCTGAAGTCGCCGTTGCCGGTGCTGGTGGACTACTGGGCGGAGTGGTGCGGTCCGTGCAAGATGATCGCGCCGGTACTGGACGAAATCGCGCGCGATTACGCTGGCCGGGTCACGGTGTGCAAGATGGACGTGGACGCGAACCGGGAGATACCGCTGCGCTATGCGGTTCGCGGTATTCCGACTTTGATGGTGTTCGTCAATGGCGACGTCGCGGCGACCAAGGTCGGTGCAGTATCGCGCTCGCAACTGGCTGCGTTCCTCGACGGGGCAATCGCCTGA
- the rho gene encoding transcription termination factor Rho, whose amino-acid sequence MNLTELKAKPINELVEMAEAMGIENVARSRKQDVIFSLLKRHAKSGEDISGDGVLEILSDGFGFLRSADSSYLAGPDDIYVSPSQIRRFNLRTGDTISGKIRPPKDGERYFALLKVSDVNFSGSDTSRTKVLFENLTPLFPQERLKLEQGNGSSQDLSGRIMDLVAPIGKGQRGLIVSPPKAGKTLILQNIAQSIVRNNPECYVIVLLIDERPEEVTDMERSVRAEVVASTFDEPPARHVQVAEMVIEKAKRLVEHKKDVVILLDSITRLARAFNTIVPSSGKVLTGGVDAHALERPKRFFGTARNIEEGGSLTIIATALIDTGSKMDEVIYEEFKGTGNMELHLDRRIAEKRVFPAINIRRSGTRREELLTSDEELNRMWILRKLLHSMEDIDATEFLIDKLKDTKTNDEFFASMKRK is encoded by the coding sequence ATGAATCTGACGGAACTCAAAGCAAAGCCGATCAATGAACTCGTCGAAATGGCCGAGGCCATGGGTATCGAGAACGTCGCACGCTCGCGCAAGCAGGACGTGATCTTCTCCCTGCTCAAACGCCACGCGAAGAGCGGTGAAGACATTTCCGGCGACGGTGTGCTCGAGATCCTCTCCGACGGTTTCGGCTTTCTGCGTTCCGCGGATTCGAGCTATCTCGCCGGCCCCGACGACATCTACGTGTCGCCGAGCCAGATCCGGCGCTTCAACCTGCGTACCGGCGACACGATCTCCGGCAAGATCCGTCCGCCGAAGGACGGCGAGCGCTACTTCGCACTGCTGAAGGTGAGCGACGTCAACTTCTCCGGCTCCGACACCTCGCGCACCAAGGTGCTGTTCGAGAACCTCACGCCGCTGTTCCCGCAGGAGCGGCTGAAGCTCGAGCAGGGCAACGGCAGCAGCCAGGATCTGTCGGGGCGGATCATGGATCTGGTGGCACCGATCGGCAAAGGCCAGCGCGGGCTGATCGTCTCGCCGCCGAAGGCCGGCAAGACGCTGATCCTGCAGAACATCGCGCAGTCGATCGTGCGCAACAACCCCGAGTGCTACGTGATCGTGCTGCTGATCGACGAGCGGCCCGAGGAAGTGACCGACATGGAGCGCTCGGTGCGTGCCGAGGTGGTCGCGAGCACCTTCGACGAACCGCCGGCGCGCCACGTGCAGGTCGCCGAAATGGTGATCGAGAAGGCCAAGCGCCTGGTCGAGCACAAGAAGGACGTGGTGATCCTGCTCGATTCGATCACCCGCCTGGCGCGTGCGTTCAACACCATCGTGCCGTCGTCGGGCAAGGTGCTCACCGGTGGCGTGGATGCCCACGCGCTGGAGCGCCCGAAGCGCTTCTTCGGCACCGCGCGCAACATCGAGGAAGGCGGCAGCCTGACGATCATCGCCACCGCGCTGATCGATACCGGCTCGAAGATGGACGAGGTCATCTACGAGGAGTTCAAGGGCACCGGCAACATGGAGCTGCACCTCGACCGGCGCATCGCCGAAAAGCGCGTGTTTCCCGCGATCAACATCCGCCGTTCCGGCACGCGTCGCGAGGAGCTGCTGACCAGCGACGAGGAGCTGAACCGCATGTGGATCCTGCGCAAGCTCCTGCATTCGATGGAAGACATCGACGCCACCGAGTTCCTGATCGACAAGCTGAAGGACACCAAGACCAACGACGAATTCTTCGCCTCGATGAAGCGCAAGTAG
- the ubiD gene encoding 4-hydroxy-3-polyprenylbenzoate decarboxylase, giving the protein MSWRDLREFIRALEAVGELKRVAVPVDPRLEITEICDRTLRAGGPALLFENPKGSRIPLLGNLFGTQLRVVRGMGRDDTRSLREIGELLAFLRQPDPPRGMRDAWNQLPVFRQVLAMAPKVVSRGECQQNIIERDDVDLSMLPIQTCWPEDVAPLVTWPLVITRGPLKERQNLGIYRMQLIGRNRLIMRWLSHRGGALDFQEWKQRHPGEPFPVAVALGADPATILGAVTPVPDTLSEYAFAGLLRGAKTLLVDASVGRLQVPANAEIVLEGHIYPDDMAAEGPFGDHTGYYNEVERFPVFTVERLLHRDDPIYHSTYTGRPPDEPAVLGAALNEVFVPLLQRQFPEITDFYLPPEGCSYRLAVITMKKQYPGHAKRVMMAAWSFLRQFMYTKFLIVTDDDVNARDWKDVIWAMTTRMDPVRDTLLIDHTPIDYLDFASPVAGLGGKVGFDATRKLPGETSREWGRPIAMDAAVKQRVDALWDSLGIS; this is encoded by the coding sequence ATGTCCTGGCGTGACCTGCGCGAGTTCATCCGGGCGCTCGAGGCAGTGGGTGAGCTGAAGCGTGTCGCGGTCCCGGTGGACCCGCGGCTCGAGATCACCGAAATCTGCGATCGCACGCTGCGAGCCGGCGGGCCGGCGCTGCTGTTCGAGAATCCGAAGGGTTCGAGGATCCCGCTGCTCGGCAACCTGTTCGGCACCCAGTTGCGGGTGGTGCGCGGCATGGGCCGCGACGATACGCGCAGCCTGCGCGAGATCGGCGAGCTGCTGGCGTTCCTGCGCCAGCCCGACCCGCCGCGCGGCATGCGCGATGCGTGGAACCAGTTGCCGGTGTTCCGCCAGGTGCTTGCGATGGCGCCGAAGGTGGTCTCGCGTGGCGAGTGCCAGCAGAACATCATCGAGCGCGACGACGTCGATCTCTCGATGCTGCCGATACAGACTTGCTGGCCCGAGGACGTCGCCCCGCTGGTGACCTGGCCGCTGGTGATCACGCGCGGGCCGCTGAAGGAACGCCAGAACCTCGGCATCTACCGCATGCAACTGATCGGCAGGAACCGCCTGATCATGCGCTGGCTGTCGCACCGTGGTGGCGCGCTCGATTTCCAGGAATGGAAGCAGCGTCATCCGGGTGAACCGTTTCCGGTCGCCGTCGCGCTCGGTGCCGACCCCGCGACGATCCTCGGTGCGGTCACGCCGGTGCCCGATACGCTGTCGGAATACGCGTTTGCCGGGCTGCTGCGCGGCGCGAAGACGCTGCTGGTCGACGCCTCGGTCGGCAGGCTGCAGGTGCCCGCGAACGCCGAGATCGTGCTCGAAGGCCATATCTACCCCGACGACATGGCAGCGGAAGGACCGTTCGGCGACCACACCGGCTACTACAACGAAGTCGAGCGCTTCCCGGTGTTCACGGTCGAACGCCTGCTGCACCGTGACGATCCGATCTACCACAGCACCTACACCGGACGTCCGCCGGACGAACCGGCGGTGCTTGGCGCGGCGCTGAACGAGGTATTCGTACCGTTGCTGCAGCGGCAGTTCCCCGAGATCACGGATTTCTACCTGCCGCCCGAAGGGTGCTCGTACCGCCTGGCGGTCATCACGATGAAGAAGCAGTACCCGGGGCACGCCAAGCGCGTGATGATGGCGGCCTGGTCGTTCCTGCGCCAGTTCATGTATACGAAGTTCCTGATCGTCACCGACGACGATGTGAACGCGCGCGACTGGAAGGACGTGATCTGGGCCATGACCACGCGCATGGACCCGGTACGCGATACGCTGCTGATCGACCATACGCCGATCGATTACCTCGACTTTGCCTCGCCGGTCGCGGGCCTCGGCGGCAAGGTCGGCTTCGACGCCACCCGCAAGCTGCCGGGTGAAACCAGTCGCGAGTGGGGTCGTCCGATCGCCATGGATGCGGCCGTGAAGCAACGTGTCGACGCCCTGTGGGATTCGCTCGGCATATCCTGA
- a CDS encoding tetratricopeptide repeat protein, with amino-acid sequence MPSRKRPVTTAPPAAAPASAAFRFRFLPAIGAMALLLTFLLISNGPRWHPDDGNQQAGKAEQAEQAEQVSPPTAPPVPVSAHYVGAGACSGCHTAAAQEWQQSDHAHAMLEVGDDTVRGDFSGATLRDRQHEARFFSRDGKRFVHTEGADGTPGDFEVRYTFGWYPLQQYLVDVGQGRLQALPFAWDSRSRDEGGERWFHLYAGQAPQPGESLHWTGRDQNWNFMCASCHSTNLQKRYDAHEGRFDTRWTDIAVACEACHGPGSNHVEWAKQGHQDGAADKGLTVSRAAAGEWAFTTPDQRIARWTGADRRAAMEPCFACHSRRREIANPLSAAVPLLDQTVPSLLEPGLYSADGQIDGEVFEYGSFLQSRMYRAGVICQDCHQPHSGKLRRSGNALCTQCHAPASFDTPAHHHHEAGSKGSLCVDCHMAGKTYMGVDFRRDHSFRLPRPDLSETLGTPNACNGCHQDRPASWAAAQVHAWVGEPGREHAPVAAALTAAREHRRDGGTPLLALLDHPDASPIVRATAIAALADYPGPATRQKLQAAAIDREPLVRLAAVQASRLLPAEEQQRLLLARLNDPMRAVRIEAARIAVGIPDERLDSSERARRDAVVQELVASETIHLDRPESHLNLALIDLARGDVAAAESSLQQALRMDPGFVPARINLADLYRASARDGEVEPLLHEGLRLAPDSADLKHALGLLAVRQGKRAAALVLLAEAASLAPDNPRYAYVHAVALLDSGNPAEALAVARDALERTPNDPALAQLLAQLEAGAPRH; translated from the coding sequence ATGCCGTCCAGGAAGCGCCCGGTCACCACAGCCCCACCCGCCGCCGCGCCGGCATCGGCGGCGTTTCGCTTCCGCTTCCTGCCGGCCATCGGCGCGATGGCCCTGCTGCTCACGTTCCTGCTGATCAGCAACGGCCCGCGCTGGCATCCGGACGACGGCAACCAGCAAGCCGGGAAAGCAGAGCAAGCCGAACAAGCAGAGCAAGTCTCGCCGCCGACCGCGCCGCCTGTGCCTGTGAGCGCTCACTACGTCGGCGCCGGGGCCTGTAGCGGCTGCCATACCGCCGCAGCACAGGAGTGGCAGCAATCCGACCACGCGCACGCCATGCTCGAGGTCGGGGACGACACCGTGCGCGGTGACTTCTCCGGTGCCACGCTGCGTGACCGGCAGCACGAGGCCCGCTTCTTCAGCCGCGACGGCAAGCGCTTCGTCCATACCGAAGGCGCCGACGGCACGCCGGGAGATTTCGAGGTTCGCTACACCTTCGGCTGGTACCCGCTGCAGCAGTACCTGGTCGACGTCGGCCAGGGCCGGCTGCAGGCGCTGCCGTTCGCGTGGGACAGCCGCAGTCGCGACGAAGGGGGCGAACGCTGGTTCCACCTCTATGCCGGACAGGCGCCGCAGCCGGGCGAAAGCCTGCACTGGACCGGGCGCGACCAGAACTGGAACTTCATGTGCGCAAGCTGCCATTCGACGAACCTGCAAAAGCGCTACGACGCGCACGAGGGGCGTTTCGACACGCGCTGGACCGATATCGCCGTGGCCTGCGAGGCGTGCCACGGCCCGGGTTCGAACCATGTGGAGTGGGCAAAGCAGGGCCACCAGGATGGCGCCGCAGACAAGGGACTGACGGTATCCCGCGCCGCGGCCGGTGAGTGGGCGTTCACAACACCGGATCAGCGCATCGCGCGCTGGACTGGCGCCGATCGTCGCGCGGCGATGGAACCCTGCTTCGCCTGCCACAGCCGCCGCCGCGAGATCGCCAACCCGTTGAGCGCCGCGGTGCCGCTGCTCGACCAGACGGTGCCGAGCCTGCTCGAACCCGGACTCTACAGCGCCGACGGCCAGATCGACGGCGAGGTATTCGAGTACGGCTCCTTTCTGCAGAGCCGCATGTACCGCGCCGGCGTGATCTGTCAGGACTGCCACCAGCCACACAGCGGCAAGCTCCGGCGCAGCGGCAACGCGCTCTGCACGCAGTGCCACGCGCCGGCGAGCTTCGACACGCCCGCTCACCACCATCATGAGGCCGGCAGCAAGGGCAGCCTGTGCGTGGATTGCCATATGGCCGGCAAGACGTATATGGGCGTCGACTTCCGCCGCGACCACAGTTTCCGCCTGCCGCGCCCGGACCTGAGCGAAACGCTGGGAACACCGAACGCGTGCAACGGCTGCCATCAGGACCGACCGGCGAGCTGGGCAGCGGCACAGGTACACGCGTGGGTGGGCGAACCGGGCCGGGAGCACGCGCCCGTCGCGGCGGCGCTGACGGCGGCACGCGAACATCGCCGCGACGGCGGCACGCCACTGCTGGCGCTGCTGGATCACCCCGACGCCTCACCGATCGTGCGTGCCACCGCGATCGCCGCGCTGGCCGACTACCCCGGTCCGGCGACACGTCAAAAGCTGCAGGCAGCGGCGATCGACCGCGAGCCGCTGGTGCGGCTGGCCGCGGTGCAGGCCTCGCGCCTGTTGCCCGCAGAAGAGCAGCAACGGTTGCTGCTGGCGCGGCTGAACGACCCGATGCGGGCAGTGCGCATCGAGGCCGCGCGGATTGCCGTCGGCATTCCCGACGAACGGCTCGACAGCAGTGAGCGGGCACGGCGCGACGCGGTCGTGCAGGAACTCGTCGCCAGCGAGACGATCCACCTCGATCGGCCCGAATCGCACCTCAACCTGGCGCTGATCGATCTGGCGCGCGGCGACGTCGCCGCAGCGGAAAGCAGCCTGCAGCAGGCGCTGCGGATGGACCCCGGCTTCGTGCCGGCGCGCATCAACCTCGCCGACCTGTACCGCGCCAGCGCTCGCGACGGCGAGGTGGAGCCGCTGCTGCACGAGGGCCTGCGCCTTGCGCCCGATTCGGCCGACCTGAAGCACGCGCTCGGCCTGCTCGCGGTCAGGCAGGGCAAACGCGCGGCGGCGCTGGTGCTGCTGGCGGAAGCAGCGAGCCTCGCGCCCGACAACCCACGCTACGCCTACGTCCATGCGGTGGCTTTGCTCGACAGCGGCAACCCGGCCGAAGCGCTGGCCGTCGCGCGCGATGCACTGGAGCGCACGCCGAACGATCCCGCACTGGCGCAGTTGCTGGCGCAACTGGAGGCGGGCGCACCGCGGCACTGA